GCTCCAGCCCCTCCTGGTGCGGCCCTTGGGGGACGGGAGGTACGCCATCGTGGCCGGGGAGAGGCGGTACCGGGCCGCCCGGATGGCGGGGCTTTCCGAGGTCCCGGTGCGGGTGGTGGAGCTCTCCGAAAAGGAGGCGAGGCTTTTCGCCCTGGTGGAGAACCTCCAGCGGGAGGACCTGAACCCCTACGAGGAGACCGTGGGGGTCCTCGCCCTCCTATCGGAAGACTTGGGGAAGCCCGTGGAGGAGGTGGTGGGGCTTCTCCGCCGGATGCGGAAGGAGAAAAGGGGGGAAGCGGGCCATAACGTTATGGCCTCCCCCGAGGCCCAGAGGGTGGAGGAGGTCTTCCAGGCCCTGGGGCGGATGACCTGGGAAAGCTTCGTGCAGAACCGCCTCCCCCTCCTCAACCTCCCTGAGGACCTGAAGGCGGCCCTGGAGGAGGGGGCGATCCCCTACACCGCCGCCCTGGAGCTCAAGAAGGTGAAAGACGAGGCCTTGCGGAAGGCCCTCTTGGAGGAGGTGAAGGCGGGCCTCTCCCTGCGG
The sequence above is a segment of the Thermus thermamylovorans genome. Coding sequences within it:
- a CDS encoding ParB/RepB/Spo0J family partition protein, which translates into the protein MSRKPSPMDPFLARALSALEEMEGKPVQAGGKTLPLEALVPSPQPRKRFEGLEALAHSIREKGVLQPLLVRPLGDGRYAIVAGERRYRAARMAGLSEVPVRVVELSEKEARLFALVENLQREDLNPYEETVGVLALLSEDLGKPVEEVVGLLRRMRKEKRGEAGHNVMASPEAQRVEEVFQALGRMTWESFVQNRLPLLNLPEDLKAALEEGAIPYTAALELKKVKDEALRKALLEEVKAGLSLRDLKARVRAALKKEKAPAAWYGDVIDALKKTDISTLPTEKRARVEALLAELKELLG